One genomic window of Glycine soja cultivar W05 chromosome 9, ASM419377v2, whole genome shotgun sequence includes the following:
- the LOC114368223 gene encoding VQ motif-containing protein 4-like, producing the protein MPPARMMRTRMFSKNPNINLLNNVIILSFLPRKHHKVLSPSILDFPTLVLSPITPLIPNPFNRSHFVNENGAIVVMETVEAAEKKSMKEKGFFLDPSPVSTPHDEKPRLLPFFPTTATVAMSPGSSSSSSS; encoded by the coding sequence ATGCCACCAGCGAGGATGATGAGGACGAGGATGTTCAGCAAGAATCCCAACATCAACCTTCTCAACAACGTCATCATTTTGTCATTCTTGCCAAGGAAACATCACAAGGTTCTCTCGCCCAGCATCCTTGACTTCCCTACACTCGTTCTCAGCCCCATCACGCCCCTCATACCTAACCCCTTCAATCGTTCCCATTTCGTTAATGAAAATGGCGCCATTGTGGTTATGGAGACTGTTGAAGCAGCTGAAAAGAAATCCATGAAGGAGAAAGGGTTTTTCTTGGACCCTTCTCCCGTGTCCACTCCCCATGACGAAAAGCCTCGCCTTTTGCCCTTCTTCCCCACCACCGCCACTGTCGCCATGTCCCCAGGTTCtagttcttcttcctcttcctaa